The region GCACTGCGCTTACCGGGCCTACAAAACCCTGAACCGTAGGCCGGGTAAGGCGCAGCCGTCACCCGGCACAACGCACAGAGTTAGAACGTTTCCCAGTTATCGCCTGAATCGACCGTCGCGGTTTTACGCGCCATCACCGGCGTGGAAACCGCTTTAGCCGCAGCGAATTCGCGCGCTTTCATCTGCTCCTGCTGAATGCGGAACACCGCCACGGCCTGAGTCAGGCGGCTCGCCTGCTCTTCCAGTGCGGCCGCAGCCGCGGCAGACTCTTCAACCAGCGAGGCGTTCTGCTGGGTCACGCGATCCATCTCAGCTACCGCCAGACCCACCTGGTCGATACCGCGGCTCTGCTCGTCAGACGCAGAGGCGATTTCACCCATGATGTCCGTTACGCGGGTCACCGCGTTCACGATCTCACCCATGGTTTCACCGGCGCTTTCTACCAGCGTTGAACCCACTTCCACGCGACCCACGGAGTCTTCAATCAGGCTCTTGATTTCACGAGCCGCCTGGGCACTGCGCTGGGCCAGGTTACGCACTTCACCGGCCACCACCGCAAAGCCACGGCCCTGCTCGCCCGCACGCGCCGCTTCTACCGCCGCGTTCAGTGCCAGGATGTTGGTCTGGAAAGCAATGCCGTCGATCACGCTGATAATGTCGGCAATTTTCTGCGAGCTGCCCGCGATATCGCGCATGGTCTGCACCACGTTATCCACCACTTTGCCGCCTTTCTGCGCGGTTTCGGAGGCGCTCAGGGCAAGATGGCTCGCCTGACGGGCGTTCTCGGCGTTCTGCTTAACGGTCGCCGTCAGCTGCTCCATGCTGGCAGCGGTCTCTTCCAGGGAAGCGGCCTGCTGTTCAGTACGGGAGGAGAGGTCGTTATTGCCCATCGCGATTTCACTCGCGCCGCTGTAGATCGCGTTCGCGCCGTTACGCACGTCGCCAACGGTACGCACCAGCTCACCCTGCATATGGCGCAGCGAGTCGGCCAGTTCACCCATTTCGTTGGTGCCCTGAACCTCAATACGCTTCACCAGGTCGCCGCTGGCGATATGGCGAATGTTGTCGATCAGACGATTCAGCGGGGAGATCAGCGTCTGCTTGATGTTGAGCCAGACGGCCACGATCACCACCAGCACGGCAATCAGGACGCTAATCAGCACCCAGATAGCCTGGCTGAAGGAGCTGTTGCTGTCTTCGACCGCCATCTGGTACAGCTTGTCGTTCTGCTGCAGGTAGCTCACGTACTGCTTCTCAAAACCGTCCTGATAGCTCTGGGTCGGCTGGTCGAAGAAGGCGTTGATTTTGCCCGCGCCCAGCAGCTGGATCAGCTCCGCCAGCGCGCCGTGGTAAATATCATAGTTACGCTTGATCTCCATCGCTTCCGCGTCGTTTTGACGCGGATCGCGCGGCAGGGCTTCGTAGGCAGCCCAGTTTTTTTCCGCCTGTTTCAGAGACGTAGACGCGATTTGCATCAAATCGTTAACGGTCGCGCCGCTGCCGATATTGCTCTGATCCATCATGTAGCGGATACCCGCGCGGTTCAGGGTATTACGGGTTTGCAGCAACGCTACCCAGCTGGCGTTCAGCGTGGACTGTTGCTGGCGAATGGTTTGCAGGACGGTGAAATTCTCTTTGTCATTCTTCAGAGCATTAAAGAAAAGACCACCGGATGTGAGTTGTAAAAGGCCAAATATCGCTAAAACCAGCATTAAGCTGGTGACAATCTTGATACGGTTTAACATGTTTTCTCTTTCCTCAGGCAGATACAGAATTTTCGGCCTGGAAAGGGAAAACTTTACGAAAATCATCCTGGAATTTGGGGTTTTTACTCTTCTTCCCGCGCTGCGTTATGCCGGTTTCCGAGTTCAATAAACTCTTCCAGCAGCGCCGTCAGCTGTTTCATCTTCTCCGGCGTATATTCCGCCTCAATCTGCTGATACGCCTCTTCGACCTGCGCCTGAGCGTGTTCATACAGCGCATTCCCCTCTTTGGTCAGCGACACGTACAGCTTGCGCTGGTCGTTCACCGGCTTTAGGCGCAGCACCAGGCCGTCACGCTCCATGCGCGTCAGAATACCGGTCAGGCTCGGGCGCAAAATGCAGGTGCGAAACGCCAGATCGTGAAAATCCATCGACGGATGTTCAGCCAGCACGCGCACAATGCGCCACTGCTGCTCGGTCAGATTATGGCGCTTCACGATCGGGCGGAAGTAGGACATCGCCGCTTCCCGCGCCTGCAGCAGCGCGATGGTTAATGAATCATGCATAGCCTCTTCCCTTCACATCATTAACAAGTAAACAATCACTAAAAGATGTTTTTATAAACAACACGTTTTCCATCAAAAAGTCTAACAGAAACCCATCAATTTTATTAACACACTGATTTTAATATACATAAAAAATAATATGTAAATTTATTGTTATTCATATCACAAATTTTTCACTTCTGATTGCGAAATGAACAGCAAAAGCATAAAACCAGATCATTAACATATTAATGAAATCCAAACAGGACATCCGGCCTGAGGAGTATGTGAATGAAAGGTACCGTTTTTGCCGTCGCCCTCAACCATCAAAGCCAGCGTGAAGCCTGGCGTGAGGCGTTTGAAAAAGCCCCCTACAACACGCCGCCGAAAACGGCGGTGTGGTTTATCAAACCGCATAACACCGTGATTCGCGCGGGCGAGCCCATTCCGTTCCCGCATGGGGAAACGGTGCTCAGCGGCGCCACGGTGGCGCTGGTCGTGGGCAAAACCGCCAGCAAGGTGCGCGTGGAGGACGCTGCGGAGCACATCGCGGGGTATGCGCTGGCCAACGAGGTGAGCCTGCCGGAAGAGAGCTTCTATCGCCCGGCCATCAAGGCCAAATGTCGTGACGGATTCTGTCCGCTCGGCGAACTTGTCGCCGTTGATAACGTAGATAACCTGACCATCATCACCGAGATCAACGGCCGCGAAGCGGACCACTGGAACACCGCCGATCTTCAGCGTAACGCTGCCGAACTGCTGAGCGCCCTGAGCGAGTTCGCCACCCTCAATCCCGGCGATGCTATCCTGCTCGGTACCCCTCACAGCCGCGTTGAGATCCGCCCGGGCGATCGCGTGCGTATTCTGGCGGAAGGCTTTCCGCCGCTGGAAAACCCGGTGGTGGATGAGCGCAACGTCACTATTGCGCACAGCAGGCCGCCGCACGCCACGCTGTTTGCCCTCGGTCTGAACTATGCCGACCACGCCAGCGAGTTGGACTTCAAGCCGCCCACCGAGCCGCTGGTCTTTATCAAAGCGCCAAACACCTTCAACGGTGACAACCAGACGTCGGTGCGTCCGAACAATATCGAATACATGCATTACGAAGCGGAGCTGGTGGTGGTCATCGGTAAAACCGCGCGTAAGGTCAGTGAAGCCGATGCGATGGACTATGTTGCGGGCTACACGGTCTGCAACGACTACGCCATCCGCGACTACCTGGAAAACTACTACCGCCCGAACCTGCGGGTGAAAAGCCGCGACGGGCTGACCCCCATTTCCCCAAACATCGTGCCAAAAGCAGCCATTCCCGACCCGCACAACCTCGCCCTGCGCACCTTCGTTAACGGCGAGCTGCGTCAGGAAGGCACCACGGCGGATCTGATCTTCAACATCCCGTACCTGATTGCGTACCTGAGCGACTTTATGACCCTGCAGCCGGGCGACATGATTGCCACCGGCACGCCGAAGGGGCTCTCCGACGTGGTGCCGGGCGATGAGGTGGTGGTGGAAGTGGAAGGCGTGGGACGCCTGGTGAACCGAATTGTGAGTGAGGATATGGCAAAATGAAAAAGATAAACCATTGGATCAACGGTAAAAACGTCGCGGGCAGCGACTACTTCCACACTACTAACCCGGCCTCCGGCGAGGTCCTGGCAGAAGTGGCCTCCGGCGGCGAAGCCGAAATCCATCAGGCCGTTGCCGCCGCCAAAGAGGCGTTCCCGAAGTGGGCCAACCTGCCGATGAAGGAGCGCGCGCGCCTGATGCGTCGTCTGGGTGACCTAATCGACCAGAACGTGCCCGAGATCGCCGCCATGGAAACCGCCGACACCGGCCTGCCGATCCACCAGACCAAAAACGTGCTGATCCCGCGCGCCTCGCACAACTTCGAGTTCTTCGCCGAAGTGTGCCAGCAGATGAACGGCAAAACCTACCCGGTCGACGACAAGATGCTCAACTACACCCTGGTGCAGCCGGTGGGCGTCTGCGCGCTGGTGTCGCCGTGGAACGTGCCGTTTATGACCGCCACCTGGAAGGTCGCGCCCTGTCTGGCCTTAGGTAATACCGCCGTGCTGAAGATGTCCGAACTCTCCCCGCTGACCGCCGACCGTCTGGGCGAGCTGGCCCTCGAAGCGGGGATTCCGGCGGGCGTGCTGAACGTGGTGCAGGGCTACGGCGCGACGGCAGGCGACGCGCTGGTGCGCCATCACGACGTGCGCGCGGTCTCCTTCACCGGCGGCACCGCCACCGGGCGCAACATCATGAAAAATGCCGGGCTGAAGAAATACTCCATGGAGCTGGGCGGCAAATCCCCGGTACTGATTTTTGAAGACGCGGATATCGAGCGCGCGCTGGACGCCGCCCTGTTCACCATCTTCTCCATCAACGGTGAGCGCTGCACCGCGGGCTCGCGCATCTTTATCCAGCAGAGCATCTACCCGGAATTCGTGAAGCGCTTTGCCGAGCGAGCCAACCGCCTGCGCGTGGGCGACCCGACCGATCCGACCACCCAGATTGGCGCGCTCATCAGCCAACAGCACTGGGAGAAGGTCTCCGGCTATATCCGCCTCGGCATTGAGGAAGGCGCAACCCTACTGGCGGGCGGCCCGGACAAACCGACCGACCTGCCTGCACACCTGAAAGGCGGCAACTTCCTGCGCCCGACCGTGCTGGCGGACGTTGATAACCGCATGCGCGTGGCGCAGGAGGAGATCTTCGGGCCGGTGGCCTGCCTGCTGCCGTTCAAGGACGAAGCGGAAGGGCTGCGCCTGGCCAACGACGTGGAGTACGGCCTGGCGTCGTACATCTGGACCCAGGACGTCAGCAAGGTGCTGCGCCTGGCGCGCAATATCGAAGCGGGCATGGTGTTCGTCAACACCCAGAACGTGCGCGACCTGCGCCAGCCGTTTGGCGGCGTGAAGGCCTCTGGCACCGGCCGCGAGGGGGGCGAGTACAGCTTCGAGGTGTTCGCGGAGATGAAGAACGTCTGCATCTCCATGGGCGACCATCCGATTCCAAAGTGGGGGATCTGAAAATGGGTAAATTAGCGTTAGCGGCAAAAATCACCCACGTGCCGTCGATGTACCTTTCCGAGCTGCCGGGCAAAAACCACGGCTGCCGCCAGTCGGCCATCGACGGGCATAAAGAGATCAGCAAGCGCTGCCGCGAACTGGGCGTGGACACCATCATCGTGTTCGATACCCACTGGCTGGTGAATAGCGCCTACCACATCAACTGCGCGGACCATTTTTCAGGCGTCTACACCAGCAACGAGCTGCCGCACTTTATCCGCGATATGACCTACGACTACGACGGCAACCCGGCACTCGGCCAACTGATTGCCGACGAGGCGGTGAAGCTCGGCGTGCGTGCCAAAGCGCACAACATCCCGAGCCTCAAGCTGGAGTACGGCACGCTGGTGCCGATGCGCTACATGAACCCGGATAAGCACTTCAAAGTGATCTCCATCTCGGCGTTCTGCACGGTTCACGACTTCGCCGACAGCCGCAGGCTGGGCGAAGCCATCGTCAGCGCCATCGAAAAATACGACGGCACCGTGGCGGTGCTCGCCAGCGGCTCGCTGTCGCACCGCTTTATCGACGACCAGCGCGCGGAAGAAGGGATGAACAGCTATACCCGCGAATTCGACCGCCAGATGGACGAGCGCGTGGTGAAGCTGTGGCGCGAGGGTCAGTTTAAGGAGTTTTGCAGCATGCTGCCGGAGTACGCCGACTACTGCTACGGCGAGGGCAACATGCACGACACGGTGATGCTGCTGGGCATGCTCGGCTGGGACAAATACGACGGCAAGGTGGAGTTTCTCACCGAACTGTTCGCCAGCTCCGGCACCGGCCAGGTCAACGCCGTTTTCCCCCTGCCCGCGTAAGGAGCCACCATGCCGCACTTTATTGCTGAATGTACCGACAACATCCGCCAGCAGGCCGACCTGCCGGGGCTGTTCGCCAAAGTGAACGAGGCGCTCGCCGCCACGGGCATCTTCCCGCTCGGCGGTATCCGCAGCCGCGCCCACTGGCTGGACACCTGGCAGATGGCCGACGGCAAGCATGATTACGCCTTTGTCCATATGACGCTGAAGATTGGCGCGGGGCGCAGCCTGGAGAGCCGGGAAGCCGTGGGGGAGATGCTTTTTGGGCTGATCAAAGCGCACTTTGCGGAACTGATGGCGAGCCGCTACCTGGCGCTGTCGTTTGAGCTCGACGAACTGCACCCGACGCTCAATTACAAACAGAACAACGTGCACGCGTTGTTTAAGTAATACCGCACGGTCTGTCCCCTCTCCCACAGGGAGAGGGAGAAAAAACATAAAACAGGATATCGCCATGCTCGATAAACACACCCATACCCTGATCGCCCATCGTCTGCATCAGGCGGAACAGTCCCGGGAGCAGATCCGCGCGATCTCGCTGGACTATCCGGAGATTACGATTGAAGA is a window of Enterobacter pseudoroggenkampii DNA encoding:
- the tsr gene encoding methyl-accepting chemotaxis protein, with protein sequence MLNRIKIVTSLMLVLAIFGLLQLTSGGLFFNALKNDKENFTVLQTIRQQQSTLNASWVALLQTRNTLNRAGIRYMMDQSNIGSGATVNDLMQIASTSLKQAEKNWAAYEALPRDPRQNDAEAMEIKRNYDIYHGALAELIQLLGAGKINAFFDQPTQSYQDGFEKQYVSYLQQNDKLYQMAVEDSNSSFSQAIWVLISVLIAVLVVIVAVWLNIKQTLISPLNRLIDNIRHIASGDLVKRIEVQGTNEMGELADSLRHMQGELVRTVGDVRNGANAIYSGASEIAMGNNDLSSRTEQQAASLEETAASMEQLTATVKQNAENARQASHLALSASETAQKGGKVVDNVVQTMRDIAGSSQKIADIISVIDGIAFQTNILALNAAVEAARAGEQGRGFAVVAGEVRNLAQRSAQAAREIKSLIEDSVGRVEVGSTLVESAGETMGEIVNAVTRVTDIMGEIASASDEQSRGIDQVGLAVAEMDRVTQQNASLVEESAAAAAALEEQASRLTQAVAVFRIQQEQMKAREFAAAKAVSTPVMARKTATVDSGDNWETF
- the hpaR gene encoding homoprotocatechuate degradation operon regulator HpaR — its product is MHDSLTIALLQAREAAMSYFRPIVKRHNLTEQQWRIVRVLAEHPSMDFHDLAFRTCILRPSLTGILTRMERDGLVLRLKPVNDQRKLYVSLTKEGNALYEHAQAQVEEAYQQIEAEYTPEKMKQLTALLEEFIELGNRHNAAREEE
- the hpaG gene encoding 4-hydroxyphenylacetate degradation bifunctional isomerase/decarboxylase, which codes for MKGTVFAVALNHQSQREAWREAFEKAPYNTPPKTAVWFIKPHNTVIRAGEPIPFPHGETVLSGATVALVVGKTASKVRVEDAAEHIAGYALANEVSLPEESFYRPAIKAKCRDGFCPLGELVAVDNVDNLTIITEINGREADHWNTADLQRNAAELLSALSEFATLNPGDAILLGTPHSRVEIRPGDRVRILAEGFPPLENPVVDERNVTIAHSRPPHATLFALGLNYADHASELDFKPPTEPLVFIKAPNTFNGDNQTSVRPNNIEYMHYEAELVVVIGKTARKVSEADAMDYVAGYTVCNDYAIRDYLENYYRPNLRVKSRDGLTPISPNIVPKAAIPDPHNLALRTFVNGELRQEGTTADLIFNIPYLIAYLSDFMTLQPGDMIATGTPKGLSDVVPGDEVVVEVEGVGRLVNRIVSEDMAK
- the hpaE gene encoding 5-carboxymethyl-2-hydroxymuconate semialdehyde dehydrogenase, whose protein sequence is MKKINHWINGKNVAGSDYFHTTNPASGEVLAEVASGGEAEIHQAVAAAKEAFPKWANLPMKERARLMRRLGDLIDQNVPEIAAMETADTGLPIHQTKNVLIPRASHNFEFFAEVCQQMNGKTYPVDDKMLNYTLVQPVGVCALVSPWNVPFMTATWKVAPCLALGNTAVLKMSELSPLTADRLGELALEAGIPAGVLNVVQGYGATAGDALVRHHDVRAVSFTGGTATGRNIMKNAGLKKYSMELGGKSPVLIFEDADIERALDAALFTIFSINGERCTAGSRIFIQQSIYPEFVKRFAERANRLRVGDPTDPTTQIGALISQQHWEKVSGYIRLGIEEGATLLAGGPDKPTDLPAHLKGGNFLRPTVLADVDNRMRVAQEEIFGPVACLLPFKDEAEGLRLANDVEYGLASYIWTQDVSKVLRLARNIEAGMVFVNTQNVRDLRQPFGGVKASGTGREGGEYSFEVFAEMKNVCISMGDHPIPKWGI
- the hpaD gene encoding 3,4-dihydroxyphenylacetate 2,3-dioxygenase; this translates as MGKLALAAKITHVPSMYLSELPGKNHGCRQSAIDGHKEISKRCRELGVDTIIVFDTHWLVNSAYHINCADHFSGVYTSNELPHFIRDMTYDYDGNPALGQLIADEAVKLGVRAKAHNIPSLKLEYGTLVPMRYMNPDKHFKVISISAFCTVHDFADSRRLGEAIVSAIEKYDGTVAVLASGSLSHRFIDDQRAEEGMNSYTREFDRQMDERVVKLWREGQFKEFCSMLPEYADYCYGEGNMHDTVMLLGMLGWDKYDGKVEFLTELFASSGTGQVNAVFPLPA
- a CDS encoding 5-carboxymethyl-2-hydroxymuconate Delta-isomerase, coding for MPHFIAECTDNIRQQADLPGLFAKVNEALAATGIFPLGGIRSRAHWLDTWQMADGKHDYAFVHMTLKIGAGRSLESREAVGEMLFGLIKAHFAELMASRYLALSFELDELHPTLNYKQNNVHALFK